In Eucalyptus grandis isolate ANBG69807.140 chromosome 4, ASM1654582v1, whole genome shotgun sequence, the following proteins share a genomic window:
- the LOC104442445 gene encoding transcription repressor MYB5: MNVNLYANQKRNAGVLILAYVEHFTLSLNLSMWTIVNSDSPIIVDYILLAFPMDVSRVDKSNSKKTVKKGAWSAEEDQKLVAYIKRYGIWKWTHMAEPAGLARTGKSCRLRWMNYLRPNIKHGNITQEEEEIIINLHRVLGNRWASIASRLSGRTDNEIKNYWNTRLKKRFLMENLQMPTAWDVKVN, encoded by the exons ATGAACGTGAATCTGTACGCGAACCAAAAGAGGAATGCTGGAGTTCTTATTTTGGCATACGTAGAGCATTTTACTTTGAGCTTGAAT TTGAGCATGTGGAcaattgtaaactctgattctccaaTTATAGTTGATTATATACTGCTGGCTTTTCCCATGGAT GTTTCCAGGGTTGACAAGAGCAACAGCAAGAAGACAGTGAAGAAGGGCGCTTGGAGTGCGGAAGAAGACCAGAAACTGGTGGCTTATATCAAGAGATATGGCATTTGGAAATGGACTCACATGGCCGAACCCGCCG GTTTAGCGAGAACAGGAAAGAGTTGCCGGCTTCGATGGATGAACTATCTGAGGCCCAACATCAAGCATGGAAACATCAcccaagaagaggaagaaatcattattAACTTGCACCGAGTTCTTGGTAACCG TTGGGCCAGCATAGCGAGCAGACTTTCAGGAAGGACGGACAATGAGATAAAGAACTATTGGAATACTCGCTTGAAGAAACGTTTTCTCAtggaaaatttgcaaatgcCAACCGCATGGGATGTGAAAGTCAAC